The following are from one region of the Streptococcus sp. 1643 genome:
- a CDS encoding LysM domain-containing protein, translating into MKKRIILASTVALSLAPALGAKAQEISWTARTVEQIQNDVTKNENKNSYTVQYGDTLSTIAEALGVDVTVLANLNKITNMDLIFPDTVLTTTVNEAEEVTEVEIQTPQADASEEVTTATADLTTNQVTVDEQTVQVEDLSQPIEEAPTATEIEKPAEVASSSEVSETATVAEETPSTETPVAEETAEATPEEAPVAETTSPVEEAPKVATPATEETVATTPAEAPVAAAPTTETPADTTGSSAAEETAASTATSDTATSTYQAEQSQTPSRTYSAPAAPDYAGLAVAKSENAGLQSQTAAFKEEVANLFGITSFSGYRPGDSGDHGKGLAIDFMVPVSSALGDQIAEYAVKNMASRGINYIIWKQRFYAPYDSKYGPAYTWNPMPDRGSVTENHYDHVHVSMN; encoded by the coding sequence ATGAAGAAAAGAATTATTTTAGCCTCAACAGTAGCCTTATCTCTTGCTCCCGCATTAGGAGCTAAAGCTCAAGAAATCTCTTGGACAGCTCGTACCGTTGAGCAAATCCAAAATGACGTGACGAAAAACGAAAACAAAAACAGCTATACAGTTCAGTATGGTGATACCCTGAGCACGATTGCAGAAGCTTTGGGAGTAGATGTGACCGTTCTTGCTAATTTGAACAAAATCACCAATATGGACTTGATTTTCCCAGATACTGTCCTCACTACAACTGTCAATGAGGCAGAAGAGGTAACGGAAGTTGAAATCCAAACTCCTCAAGCAGACGCTAGTGAAGAAGTGACGACTGCGACAGCTGATTTGACGACGAATCAAGTAACAGTCGATGAACAAACAGTTCAAGTAGAAGACCTTTCTCAACCAATTGAGGAAGCTCCAACTGCAACAGAGATTGAAAAACCAGCAGAAGTAGCGTCAAGTTCAGAAGTTTCTGAGACAGCGACAGTTGCTGAAGAGACACCATCTACAGAAACACCAGTAGCTGAAGAAACAGCAGAAGCGACTCCAGAGGAAGCACCAGTAGCAGAAACAACTAGTCCAGTTGAAGAAGCTCCAAAAGTGGCGACTCCAGCGACCGAAGAAACGGTAGCAACAACTCCAGCAGAAGCACCAGTAGCAGCTGCTCCAACAACTGAAACACCTGCTGATACAACAGGATCAAGTGCAGCAGAAGAAACAGCAGCATCAACAGCAACTTCTGACACTGCAACTTCGACTTATCAAGCAGAGCAAAGCCAAACTCCTTCAAGAACTTATTCAGCTCCAGCGGCTCCTGACTATGCAGGACTTGCTGTAGCTAAGTCTGAGAATGCTGGTCTTCAATCACAAACTGCAGCCTTTAAAGAAGAAGTAGCCAACTTGTTTGGGATTACATCCTTTAGTGGCTACCGTCCTGGTGACAGTGGGGACCATGGTAAAGGTTTGGCCATCGACTTCATGGTTCCAGTGAGTTCAGCACTTGGTGATCAAATCGCGGAATATGCAGTCAAAAATATGGCTAGCCGTGGTATCAACTATATCATCTGGAAACAACGTTTCTACGCTCCATATGATAGTAAATATGGACCAGCCTATACGTGGAATCCAATGCCAGACCGTGGTAGCGTAACCGAAAACCACTATGACCACGTTCACGTTTCAATGAACTAA
- a CDS encoding acyltransferase family protein, which produces MRIKWFSLIRITGLLLVLLYHFFQTIFPGGFFGVDVFFTFSGFLITSLLLEEFGKARQIDLLGFFKRRFYRIVPPVVLMVLVTMPFTFLVRQDYVAGIGGQVAGVLGFMTNFYEMLTGGSYESQFIPHLFVHNWSLAVEVHYYILWGLAVWFLSKRSKSSSQLRGMVFLLSAGAFIISFFSMFIGSLMASSYSSVYFSSLTHVYPFFLGSILATVVGVRQTSDLVKQFDRMWDLRQNLLVFAAGLLVLVLLTFFVKFTYLFAYLFGFLLASLAAVTMIFAARVLHEKTPEIQEPRIITFLADTSYAVYLFHWPFYIIFSQLMSNLPAVILTIIFSYFFAILSFYIIEPLIAGKSNPLIRKISRLPHIKPISAGAAGILTLITLIIIAVAPQVGAFETDLMVNGFKQAQTNIGQTKTLAEQAELSRLGISEGTSLIGDSVALRANTALHEALPEANINAQVSRTTKQANDIMLNNSQNKALLKTVVIATGVNNPEGYKNDLDSIVNNLPKGYHLILVTPYEGDKSKDTYTSVEQYAAYARELAEKNPYVSIADWNKVAKEHPEIWAGTDQVHFGNDSNMIEEGAKLYAETIAAAVKAAQELPVKSK; this is translated from the coding sequence ATGCGTATTAAATGGTTTTCCTTGATTAGGATTACAGGTTTACTTTTGGTGCTTTTGTACCACTTCTTTCAAACGATCTTTCCTGGAGGATTCTTTGGGGTAGATGTCTTTTTCACTTTTTCAGGATTTTTGATCACCTCCCTCCTTTTAGAAGAATTTGGGAAGGCACGCCAGATCGATTTGCTGGGCTTTTTTAAGAGACGGTTTTACCGCATCGTGCCACCTGTGGTGCTGATGGTTTTGGTGACCATGCCTTTTACTTTCTTGGTTCGTCAAGACTATGTTGCTGGAATTGGTGGCCAGGTTGCTGGAGTTCTCGGTTTTATGACCAACTTCTACGAAATGTTAACAGGGGGAAGTTATGAATCCCAGTTCATTCCGCATCTCTTTGTTCACAACTGGAGTCTAGCTGTTGAGGTTCACTACTATATCCTTTGGGGCTTAGCGGTTTGGTTCTTATCGAAACGTTCAAAATCTAGTAGTCAATTGAGAGGGATGGTCTTTCTCCTTTCTGCTGGAGCTTTTATCATTAGCTTTTTCTCCATGTTTATTGGTAGTCTAATGGCGAGTTCCTATTCATCTGTCTACTTTTCAAGTTTGACCCATGTCTATCCCTTCTTTTTAGGAAGCATTTTGGCGACAGTTGTGGGGGTTCGTCAGACGAGCGATTTAGTCAAGCAGTTTGACCGGATGTGGGACCTTCGTCAAAATCTACTGGTGTTTGCTGCTGGGCTTTTGGTGTTAGTGCTCTTGACTTTCTTTGTCAAGTTCACCTACCTGTTTGCGTACTTATTTGGCTTCTTGCTAGCAAGTTTAGCGGCAGTGACCATGATTTTTGCTGCGCGTGTCTTGCATGAGAAAACGCCTGAGATACAAGAACCTCGGATCATTACATTTTTAGCGGATACCAGCTACGCGGTTTATCTCTTCCACTGGCCTTTTTATATTATCTTTTCTCAGTTGATGAGTAATCTGCCTGCTGTTATTCTGACAATCATTTTTTCTTATTTCTTTGCTATCCTATCCTTCTATATTATTGAGCCATTGATTGCCGGTAAATCCAATCCTTTAATACGGAAGATTAGTCGATTGCCTCATATTAAACCAATTAGTGCTGGTGCTGCTGGCATTCTTACCTTGATTACCTTGATTATCATAGCTGTGGCTCCTCAAGTTGGAGCTTTTGAGACAGACTTGATGGTCAATGGTTTCAAACAAGCCCAGACCAATATAGGACAAACAAAGACTCTTGCTGAACAAGCTGAACTGAGTCGTCTAGGAATTTCTGAGGGAACAAGCCTAATAGGAGATTCGGTAGCCTTGCGTGCCAATACAGCCTTACATGAGGCACTTCCTGAAGCGAATATCAATGCCCAGGTTAGTCGAACGACCAAGCAAGCCAATGACATCATGCTCAATAACAGTCAGAACAAGGCACTGCTAAAAACAGTCGTCATTGCAACGGGAGTCAACAATCCTGAAGGTTATAAGAATGATTTGGACAGCATCGTGAACAATCTACCGAAAGGATACCATCTGATACTGGTGACACCTTATGAGGGAGACAAGAGCAAGGACACTTACACATCAGTGGAGCAGTATGCGGCTTATGCACGGGAATTAGCTGAAAAGAATCCTTACGTGAGCATCGCTGACTGGAATAAGGTTGCTAAGGAACACCCTGAAATCTGGGCTGGAACTGACCAAGTTCACTTTGGAAATGATAGCAACATGATTGAAGAAGGTGCTAAACTTTACGCAGAGACGATTGCAGCTGCTGTTAAGGCTGCTCAAGAACTACCTGTAAAATCAAAATAA
- a CDS encoding DUF1304 domain-containing protein, with protein sequence MSIFTIVLATIVALEHFYIFYLESVATQSDTTSRVFNVDKEELARPSVSSLFKNQGIYNALIGVFLLYGIYFSQSLEIVTIFVLFVLGAATYGSLTADKKIILKQGGPAILTLLSILLLK encoded by the coding sequence ATGTCTATTTTTACAATTGTTTTAGCAACTATCGTTGCTTTGGAGCATTTTTATATTTTTTATTTGGAAAGTGTGGCTACGCAATCAGATACTACTAGTCGCGTGTTTAATGTGGATAAAGAAGAACTAGCTCGTCCGTCAGTGAGTTCATTGTTTAAAAATCAGGGGATTTATAATGCTTTGATAGGTGTCTTTCTCTTGTACGGGATTTATTTCTCGCAAAGTTTGGAAATTGTGACCATCTTTGTTTTATTTGTGCTTGGTGCAGCGACCTACGGTTCTCTAACAGCAGACAAGAAGATTATTCTGAAGCAAGGCGGACCCGCTATTTTGACTTTACTGAGTATTTTGCTTTTGAAATAA
- a CDS encoding gamma-glutamylcysteine synthetase, whose product MSRSIELLKKRYLENIKEKPDLFVGIELEYPVINLEGNATDSEVVKDLFRYLPSVLGFTIEKVDDFGNPIQLLDPVSQDTILFEVSYTTIEFAFGRAESIQEVEVRFRDYMNLIQKKLGEANHAIIGSGIHPYWEKNENQPVAYARYQMLMNYLKLSRTFLGEDLHDYPEYGAFICGSQVQLDVSKSNYLRVINAFTQIEAAKAYLFANSEFSGANWDTKISRDIFWEESMHGIYSENVGVNARLFKDENDFFDYLDHSAIFTAERDGETYYFYPIRAKDYLGTPKIHAFALDGREILLYPQEEDFQTHRSYQYQDLTTRGTIEFRSVCTQPLNRSFAATAFHLGLLVHLDKLEAYLRTAPFFTTAGRDYKLLRRQFSKKKLTDQEEAAILEFSKDLLILAEEGLEKRDKQEMVYLEPLKKELGL is encoded by the coding sequence ATGTCTCGTTCGATTGAGTTGCTTAAGAAGCGCTACTTAGAAAATATAAAAGAGAAACCTGATTTATTTGTGGGAATTGAGCTAGAGTATCCTGTTATTAATTTAGAGGGTAATGCTACAGATAGTGAAGTTGTTAAGGATCTCTTTCGGTATTTACCATCAGTTCTGGGTTTTACGATCGAAAAAGTAGATGATTTTGGAAATCCAATTCAGTTACTTGATCCAGTTAGCCAAGATACTATCTTATTCGAAGTTTCCTATACAACTATCGAGTTTGCCTTTGGTAGGGCGGAATCCATCCAAGAGGTTGAAGTGCGTTTTCGAGATTACATGAATCTGATTCAGAAAAAGTTGGGTGAGGCAAATCATGCCATTATTGGTTCTGGAATCCATCCATACTGGGAGAAGAATGAGAATCAACCGGTTGCTTATGCACGCTATCAGATGTTAATGAACTATTTGAAGTTGAGTAGAACTTTTCTAGGGGAGGATTTACACGATTACCCGGAATATGGTGCTTTTATCTGTGGAAGCCAAGTTCAATTGGATGTTTCAAAGTCTAACTATTTGCGTGTTATCAACGCATTTACTCAGATCGAAGCTGCAAAAGCTTATTTGTTTGCCAATTCTGAGTTTTCAGGGGCAAATTGGGATACCAAAATTTCGAGAGATATTTTTTGGGAAGAATCTATGCACGGGATTTATTCTGAAAATGTAGGCGTCAATGCCAGACTCTTCAAAGACGAGAATGATTTTTTTGATTATCTAGATCATTCTGCAATCTTTACTGCGGAACGTGATGGCGAAACCTATTATTTTTATCCAATTCGAGCAAAAGATTACTTAGGGACTCCGAAAATTCATGCCTTCGCCCTTGATGGGAGGGAGATCCTTCTTTATCCTCAGGAGGAGGATTTCCAAACTCATCGTAGTTACCAGTACCAAGATTTGACAACTCGGGGTACTATTGAGTTTCGTAGTGTCTGTACGCAACCCTTGAATCGTAGTTTTGCTGCGACGGCTTTTCATTTGGGTTTGTTGGTTCATTTAGACAAGCTTGAAGCTTACTTGCGAACTGCTCCATTTTTTACCACAGCTGGTCGTGATTATAAGCTTTTAAGACGACAATTTTCTAAGAAGAAACTTACAGATCAGGAAGAAGCTGCGATTCTCGAGTTTTCTAAAGACTTACTCATCCTAGCTGAGGAAGGTTTGGAGAAAAGAGATAAGCAAGAAATGGTTTATTTAGAGCCTTTGAAGAAAGAATTGGGATTATAA
- a CDS encoding MarR family winged helix-turn-helix transcriptional regulator — MVEIHDLLYQLRLADQSMTQLFERQLGISLTRYQILCFLIDQSPCNQIAVQDRLKIDQAALTRHFKILEKEGLVNRRRNPENQREVLVEVTDFVREQLVTNSPQQHINVKNQMESVLTKGEREEFSRLLEKLISGLEEIKI, encoded by the coding sequence ATGGTAGAAATCCATGATTTACTGTATCAACTACGATTAGCAGATCAGTCTATGACACAATTATTCGAACGCCAATTGGGAATTAGTCTGACTCGTTATCAAATCTTATGTTTCTTAATCGATCAGTCACCGTGTAATCAAATAGCAGTTCAGGATAGATTGAAGATTGATCAGGCTGCCTTGACACGGCACTTTAAAATTTTGGAAAAGGAAGGTTTGGTTAATCGACGTCGAAATCCTGAAAACCAGAGGGAGGTTTTGGTGGAAGTCACAGACTTTGTGAGAGAACAACTAGTAACCAACTCTCCTCAACAACATATAAACGTAAAAAATCAGATGGAGAGTGTACTTACAAAAGGAGAGCGAGAAGAGTTCAGTCGCTTGTTAGAAAAGTTGATATCTGGCTTAGAAGAGATAAAAATTTAA
- a CDS encoding MATE family efflux transporter: MFKKNKDILNIALPAMGENFLQMLMGMVDSYLVAHLGLIAISGVSVAGNIITIYQAIFIALGAAISSVISKSLGQKDQSKLAYHVTEALKITLLLSALLGALSIFAGQEMIGFLGTEQEVAESGGLYLSLVGGSIVLLGLMTSLGALIRATHNPRLPLYVSLLSNALNILFSSLAIFVLDMGIAGVAWGTILSRLVGLVILWSQLKLPFEKPTFGLDKDLLTLALPAAGERLMMRAGDVVIIALVVSFGTEAVAGNAVGEVLTQFNYMPVFGVATATVMQVARAVGEDNWERVDEVSKQTFWLSLLLMLPLTLSIYALGTPLTHLYTTDPIAVEASVLVALFSLLGTPMATGTVIYTAVWQGLGNARLPFYATSIGMWCIRIGTAYLMGIVLGWGLPGIWAGTLLDNGFRWLFLRYRYQRYMSLKG, translated from the coding sequence TTGTTTAAGAAAAATAAAGACATTCTTAATATTGCATTGCCAGCTATGGGTGAAAACTTTTTGCAGATGCTTATGGGCATGGTGGATAGTTACTTGGTCGCTCACTTGGGCTTAATCGCTATTTCAGGTGTTTCAGTCGCTGGCAATATTATCACCATTTACCAGGCGATTTTTATCGCTCTGGGAGCTGCTATCTCCAGTGTTATTTCAAAAAGTTTGGGGCAGAAAGATCAGTCCAAGTTGGCTTATCACGTGACAGAGGCTCTCAAGATAACTCTATTGCTGAGTGCACTTTTAGGCGCTTTATCCATCTTTGCTGGGCAAGAGATGATAGGATTTTTGGGAACTGAGCAGGAGGTGGCTGAGAGTGGTGGACTTTACCTATCTTTGGTGGGTGGATCGATTGTTCTCTTAGGCTTGATGACCAGTCTAGGTGCCTTGATTCGTGCAACGCATAATCCGCGTCTACCTCTCTATGTAAGTCTGTTATCCAATGCCTTGAATATTCTTTTTTCAAGTCTAGCTATTTTTGTCCTTGATATGGGGATAGCTGGTGTTGCTTGGGGGACTATCTTGTCTCGCTTAGTCGGTCTTGTGATTTTGTGGTCGCAATTAAAGCTTCCTTTTGAGAAACCGACTTTTGGACTCGATAAAGACTTACTGACCTTGGCATTGCCAGCAGCAGGAGAACGTCTCATGATGCGGGCTGGAGATGTAGTGATTATTGCCTTGGTTGTTTCTTTTGGGACGGAGGCAGTAGCGGGGAATGCAGTTGGAGAAGTCTTGACCCAGTTTAACTACATGCCTGTCTTTGGTGTCGCTACGGCAACGGTCATGCAGGTGGCTCGAGCAGTTGGAGAGGATAACTGGGAAAGAGTAGACGAGGTAAGCAAGCAAACCTTTTGGCTTTCTCTGCTTCTCATGTTGCCCTTAACTCTCAGTATCTATGCCTTGGGGACACCATTGACTCATCTCTATACGACGGACCCTATAGCAGTTGAAGCGAGCGTTTTGGTGGCACTGTTCTCTCTACTAGGAACTCCCATGGCGACAGGGACAGTTATATATACGGCAGTGTGGCAGGGATTGGGAAATGCTCGCCTCCCCTTTTATGCGACAAGTATTGGGATGTGGTGTATCCGTATAGGGACAGCCTATCTTATGGGTATTGTTCTTGGTTGGGGCTTGCCTGGTATTTGGGCAGGGACTCTCTTGGATAATGGTTTCCGTTGGTTATTTCTACGTTACCGTTACCAGCGTTATATGAGCTTGAAAGGATAG
- the thrC gene encoding threonine synthase, which yields MTLVYQSTRDANNRATASQAILQGLATDGGLFTPLTYPKVDLDFDTLKDASYQEVAKLVLSAFLDDFTAEELDYCINNAYDSKFDTPAIAPLVKLDGQYNLELFHGSTIAFKDMALSILPYFMTTAAKKHGLENKIVILTATSGDTGKAAMAGFADVPGTEIIVFYPKDGVSKVQELQMTTQTGDNTHVIAIDGNFDDAQTNVKHMFNDVALREKLAANKLQFSSANSMNIGRLVPQIVYYVYAYAQLVKSGEIVAGEKVNFTVPTGNFGNILAAFYAKQIGLPVGKLICASNDNNVLTDFFKTRVYDKKREFKVTTSPSMDILVSSNLERLIFHLLGNDAVKTAELMNALSTQGQYELTDFDAAILELFAAEYATEEETAAEIKRVYQTDAYIEDPHTAVASAVYRKYQAATGDATKTVIASTASPYKFPVVAVEAVTGKAGLTDFEALAQLHDISGVAVPPAVDGLETAPVRHKTTVAAADMQAAVETYLGL from the coding sequence ATGACATTAGTTTATCAATCAACGCGTGATGCCAATAATAGAGCAACTGCCAGCCAAGCTATTTTGCAAGGTTTGGCGACGGACGGTGGTCTGTTTACTCCGCTTACTTATCCAAAGGTGGATTTGGACTTTGACACATTAAAAGATGCTTCTTACCAAGAAGTGGCTAAATTAGTTTTATCAGCATTTTTAGATGACTTTACGGCTGAGGAGTTGGACTACTGTATCAACAATGCCTACGATAGCAAGTTTGATACTCCAGCTATTGCGCCATTGGTGAAACTGGATGGGCAATACAACTTGGAATTGTTCCATGGTTCAACGATTGCCTTTAAGGATATGGCCTTGTCTATCTTGCCATACTTTATGACGACAGCCGCTAAAAAGCATGGTTTGGAGAACAAGATTGTCATTTTGACAGCGACATCTGGTGATACTGGGAAAGCTGCTATGGCGGGGTTTGCCGATGTGCCTGGTACTGAGATTATCGTTTTTTATCCAAAGGATGGTGTCAGCAAGGTACAAGAGTTGCAAATGACTACTCAGACTGGCGACAATACTCATGTTATCGCTATCGATGGAAACTTTGATGATGCGCAAACCAATGTGAAGCACATGTTCAACGATGTAGCTCTTCGTGAAAAGTTGGCTGCCAATAAACTGCAATTTTCATCAGCTAACTCTATGAACATTGGTCGTTTGGTACCACAGATTGTTTATTATGTTTATGCCTACGCTCAGTTGGTCAAGTCTGGTGAGATTGTGGCTGGTGAAAAGGTCAACTTCACAGTACCAACAGGAAACTTTGGAAATATTTTGGCTGCCTTTTATGCTAAACAAATCGGTCTTCCAGTTGGCAAATTAATCTGTGCTTCAAATGACAATAATGTTTTAACTGACTTCTTCAAGACACGTGTTTATGATAAGAAACGTGAGTTTAAAGTAACAACTAGTCCATCTATGGATATCTTGGTATCTTCAAACTTGGAGCGTTTGATTTTCCATCTTTTGGGGAATGATGCGGTTAAGACAGCTGAACTCATGAATGCCTTGAGTACACAAGGACAATATGAATTGACAGACTTTGATGCAGCGATTCTGGAACTCTTTGCAGCTGAATATGCGACTGAGGAAGAAACTGCGGCAGAAATTAAACGTGTTTATCAAACAGATGCTTACATCGAGGACCCACACACCGCGGTTGCCTCAGCTGTTTATAGAAAATACCAAGCAGCTACTGGCGATGCGACTAAGACAGTGATTGCATCAACAGCTAGTCCATACAAGTTCCCAGTGGTTGCCGTAGAAGCGGTAACAGGAAAAGCAGGCTTGACTGACTTTGAAGCCTTGGCTCAATTACATGACATTTCAGGAGTGGCAGTGCCACCAGCGGTTGATGGCCTTGAAACAGCTCCAGTTCGTCATAAAACAACAGTGGCAGCTGCTGACATGCAAGCAGCGGTTGAGACTTATCTAGGACTTTAA
- a CDS encoding DUF975 family protein: protein MKYPKIDLKTIRLQARQFQAENPRLLLVYLLPSMLVILSGFLNPLARLQESVLEQSFFSMLAQVLQVYLFPLVVSFMSTIFLAGAAFATLRLLKDPDTELSVKSSLALFAEERFSQTFLTLLLKRFYLFLWSIPNLVGIYFLFYSNLLARRFVALHPEFPKLDLSSIENEQFLMTFGLYFFASLILMIVGNALYIPQHYAYSQVEFLLCDTLDLGQAKPRQILKTSRFLVKGYKFQRFVLDLQLLPWYFLNWLTFGIASFSLLPYIQNNHIFFYRALLARKRRNG, encoded by the coding sequence ATGAAATACCCAAAAATTGATTTAAAAACTATTCGTCTGCAGGCTAGGCAATTTCAGGCTGAAAATCCCCGCCTCCTTCTGGTCTATCTCCTTCCTAGTATGTTGGTCATCTTGTCAGGCTTTCTCAACCCCTTGGCTCGTCTCCAAGAAAGTGTTTTAGAGCAATCCTTTTTCAGCATGCTGGCACAAGTACTCCAAGTCTATCTCTTCCCATTAGTGGTTTCTTTTATGAGCACGATTTTTCTAGCAGGTGCTGCCTTTGCGACACTCCGACTCCTCAAGGATCCTGATACGGAACTCTCAGTAAAATCAAGCCTGGCCCTCTTTGCTGAAGAGCGCTTCTCGCAAACCTTCCTAACTCTGCTCCTCAAACGTTTCTACCTCTTTTTATGGAGCATTCCAAACTTAGTAGGCATTTATTTCCTCTTTTATAGCAATCTCTTGGCTAGAAGATTTGTTGCCCTACATCCTGAGTTTCCAAAACTAGACCTCTCATCTATTGAAAACGAGCAATTCCTTATGACCTTTGGGCTCTACTTTTTTGCGAGCCTCATCTTGATGATTGTAGGAAATGCCCTCTATATCCCGCAACATTATGCCTACTCGCAGGTAGAATTCCTCCTCTGCGATACTCTAGATTTAGGGCAGGCTAAACCCCGTCAAATCCTTAAAACCAGCCGTTTCTTGGTGAAAGGTTACAAATTTCAGCGCTTTGTCCTCGACTTACAACTACTTCCTTGGTACTTCCTCAATTGGCTCACCTTTGGAATTGCTAGTTTTTCACTCCTTCCCTATATCCAAAACAATCATATCTTCTTTTACAGAGCCCTACTAGCCCGTAAACGTCGAAATGGATAA
- the tgt gene encoding tRNA guanosine(34) transglycosylase Tgt: protein MSDSPIKYRLIKKEKHTGARLGEIITPHGTFPTPIFMPVGTQATVKTQSPEELKEMGSGIILSNTYHLWLRPGDELIARAGGLHKFMNWDQPILTDSGGFQVYSLADSRNITEEGVTFKNHLNGSKMFLSPEKAISIQNNLGSDIMMSFDECPQFYQPYDYVKKSIERTSRWAERGLKAHRRPQDQGLFGIVQGAGFEDLRRQSAHDLVSMDFPGYSIGGLAVGETHEEMNAVLDFTTQLLPENKPRYLMGVGAPDSLIDGVIRGVDMFDCVLPTRIARNGTCMTSQGRLVVKNAQFAEDFTPLDPECDCYTCKNYTRAYLRHLLKADETFGIRLTSYHNLYFLLNLMKQVRQAIMDDNLLEFREYFVEKYGYNKSGRNF, encoded by the coding sequence ATGTCAGATTCACCAATCAAATACCGTTTGATTAAGAAAGAGAAACACACGGGAGCTCGCCTGGGAGAAATCATCACCCCGCACGGTACCTTCCCGACACCTATATTTATGCCAGTTGGGACCCAAGCTACTGTAAAAACCCAGTCACCAGAGGAGTTGAAGGAGATGGGATCAGGGATTATCCTCTCTAATACCTATCATCTCTGGCTTCGCCCTGGAGATGAACTCATCGCACGCGCAGGTGGTCTCCACAAATTTATGAACTGGGATCAACCAATTTTGACAGATAGTGGTGGCTTCCAGGTTTATTCCCTAGCAGATAGCCGAAATATCACCGAAGAAGGAGTAACCTTTAAAAACCATCTCAATGGTTCCAAGATGTTCCTATCACCAGAAAAGGCCATCTCTATTCAGAATAATCTAGGCTCCGACATCATGATGTCCTTTGACGAATGTCCTCAGTTTTACCAACCTTATGACTACGTTAAGAAATCAATCGAGCGTACTAGCCGTTGGGCTGAGCGTGGTTTGAAGGCTCACCGTCGTCCACAGGATCAAGGTTTGTTTGGAATTGTACAGGGGGCAGGATTTGAAGACCTTCGTCGTCAGTCGGCTCACGACCTTGTCAGCATGGATTTCCCTGGATACTCTATCGGTGGTTTGGCAGTAGGAGAAACGCATGAAGAGATGAATGCCGTCTTGGATTTCACAACTCAACTGCTACCTGAAAACAAACCTCGCTATTTGATGGGTGTCGGAGCGCCAGATAGCTTGATTGATGGAGTTATTCGTGGTGTGGATATGTTTGACTGTGTCTTGCCAACTCGTATCGCTCGTAATGGGACTTGTATGACCAGCCAAGGTCGTTTGGTTGTCAAAAATGCCCAATTCGCTGAAGACTTTACGCCACTGGATCCTGAGTGTGATTGCTACACATGTAAGAACTACACACGCGCCTACCTTCGTCACTTGCTCAAGGCTGATGAAACCTTCGGTATCCGCTTGACTAGTTACCACAATCTCTACTTCTTGCTCAATCTGATGAAGCAGGTCCGCCAAGCCATCATGGATGACAATCTCTTGGAATTTCGTGAGTATTTTGTAGAAAAATATGGCTACAACAAGTCAGGGCGCAATTTCTAA
- a CDS encoding HAD family hydrolase gives MQKIAFIWDLDGTLLDSYEAILSGIEETFAQFSIPYDKEKVREFILRYSVQDLLEQVAEERNLDAEVLNQVRAQSLAEKNTQVVLMPGVREVLAWADQAGIQQFVYTHKGDNAFAILRDLGLESYFTEILTSQSGFERKPSPEAATYLLDKYQLDPDNTYYIGDRTLDVEFAQNSGLQSINFLESSYEVNHRIQALADIPRIF, from the coding sequence ATGCAAAAAATAGCCTTTATTTGGGATTTAGACGGGACTTTATTGGACTCTTACGAAGCGATTTTGTCAGGGATTGAGGAGACCTTTGCTCAATTTTCTATTCCTTATGATAAGGAAAAAGTGAGAGAGTTTATCCTCAGGTACTCTGTGCAGGATTTGCTGGAGCAGGTAGCAGAAGAGAGAAATCTGGATGCGGAAGTACTCAATCAGGTGCGTGCCCAGAGTCTGGCTGAGAAGAATACTCAGGTAGTTTTGATGCCAGGTGTGCGTGAAGTGCTAGCTTGGGCAGACCAAGCAGGGATTCAGCAGTTTGTCTATACTCATAAGGGGGACAATGCTTTTGCCATTCTCAGAGACTTGGGGTTGGAATCCTATTTTACAGAGATTTTAACCAGTCAGAGCGGTTTTGAGCGGAAGCCAAGTCCAGAAGCGGCTACCTATCTGTTAGACAAGTATCAGCTGGATCCTGATAACACCTATTATATAGGGGACCGGACTTTGGATGTGGAATTTGCCCAGAATAGTGGCCTTCAAAGCATCAACTTTTTAGAGTCTTCTTATGAAGTGAATCACAGGATTCAAGCACTGGCAGATATTCCTCGTATTTTCTAG